In uncultured Fusobacterium sp., the DNA window TAGAGTGGCTACTTGGTAAAGATATCAATACTAAGATAATGACAGGATCATATAATGAAACTCTATCAACTATGTTTTCTAAGAATGTAAGAAATACTATCCAAGAGGCAAAAGCTGATAAAGATAAAATTATATATAATGATATTTTTCCAAATACCCATATAAAACAAGGTGATGGGGCAATGAACCTATGGAGTTTAGAAGGTGGATATAATAACTACCTTGCCACTTCTCCTGGGGGAACTGCTACTGGATTTGGTTGTAGTTTGCTTATAATAGATGACCTTATAAAAAATAGTGAAGAGGCTTTTAATGAGAATACCCTTGAAAAGCAATGGGATTGGTTCACACAAACAATGCTATCAAGACTTGAAGAGGGTGGAAAAACTATTATTATCATGACTAGATGGGCAAGTGGAGATCTTGCAGGAAGAGCCTTGGAGCATTATAAGGAAGAGGGTAAAAAAGTTAAACATATTATTATGAAAGCTCTCCAAGATGATGGAACAATGCTATGTGATGAGATATTGAGTTTAAAATCATATAAATCTAAGATTAGGGCTATGGGACCAGAGATAGCAAGTGCAAACTATCAGCAAGAACCTATTGACCTTAAAGGAAGATTATATACAAATATAAAAACATACGACAGTATTCCTGTGGACAGCACAGGGAAACCTCTTTTTACTGCTATAAAAAACTATACAGATACAGCAGATACAGGAGAAGATTATTTGTGTTCTATTAATTATGGAGAATATAATAAAGAGGCTTATATATTAGATATTCTCTATACCAAAGAGCCTATGGAATTTACAGAACCTGCTGTGGCAAAAATGCTTGTAAAAGATAATGTTAATGTTGCAGATATAGAGTCAAATAATGGTGGAAGAGGATTTGCAAGGGCTGTAGAAAGAGAGTTAAGAGAACTTGGAAGTAATAGAACTAGATTAGATTGGTTTCATCAGTCAGCAAATAAAGAGGCAAGAATATTAAGTAACAGCACTTGGGTAATGGATCATATTTATTTTCCTGTGAACTGGCAAGATAGATGGCCTGAATTTGCTAAAGCTATTTTAACTTATCAGAAAGAAGGAAAAAATAAACATGATGATGGACCAGATTGTTTAACTGGAGTAGCTGAAAAATGTGGAAAAGATTCAGTATTCAGTTTTGATTAATGAGGAGGTGAGACAGTGTTTAAATGGATTAGAAATAAACTATATAGAGACAGAACAGAGATACCAGACAAAAAGGATATTAGATACTTAGAATATATAGTAGAACAGTTTCTGCATAGTAAGAAAAGGCTAGACATGATTACTGGAGAAAGATATTATCTAGGTCAGCATGATATCCTTTGGGCTAAAAGAGAAGTTATAGGAGAAGGTGGAAGGCTTGAAACAGTTGATAATCTTCCAAACAACAAAAGAGTAGATAATCAATATGAAAAGCTAGTAGATCAAAAGGTAAACTATTTACTAGGAAAACCTATTACTTTCAAGACTGAGAACACATTATATCAAGAGCAACTAGAAAAAATATTTGATTTAGAGTTTCAAAAGATATTTAAAAATGTTGCTGAAGATGCTATGAATGGTGGAATAGCTTGGTTATATCCCTATTACAATGAGAATGGGGATTTTTTATTTAAGAGATTTGAGCCTTGTCAGATTTTACCTATTTGGAAGGATGAGGGACATACTGAGCTTGACTTTGCTATTAGAATCTATACAGTTCAAAGATGGACAGGTTCAATGCTAGAAGATGTTGAGGTAGTAGATGTTTATAGTCTAGCTGGAATAGATAGATATAAATATTCGTGGGGTTCTTTAAAATATGAAGGGCATTATAACTATTTTAACATAGGAGAGGAGCAATTCAACTGGGATAAACTTCCAATTATTCCTTTTAAATATAACTTGCTTGAAAAACCT includes these proteins:
- the terL gene encoding phage terminase large subunit, coding for MVINREEIVKQAKLELARREFFFYCHLRAGDFYKYDRPFLLNLCNDLQEFIEGEEEVLILNLPPRHGKSRTVGLLVEWLLGKDINTKIMTGSYNETLSTMFSKNVRNTIQEAKADKDKIIYNDIFPNTHIKQGDGAMNLWSLEGGYNNYLATSPGGTATGFGCSLLIIDDLIKNSEEAFNENTLEKQWDWFTQTMLSRLEEGGKTIIIMTRWASGDLAGRALEHYKEEGKKVKHIIMKALQDDGTMLCDEILSLKSYKSKIRAMGPEIASANYQQEPIDLKGRLYTNIKTYDSIPVDSTGKPLFTAIKNYTDTADTGEDYLCSINYGEYNKEAYILDILYTKEPMEFTEPAVAKMLVKDNVNVADIESNNGGRGFARAVERELRELGSNRTRLDWFHQSANKEARILSNSTWVMDHIYFPVNWQDRWPEFAKAILTYQKEGKNKHDDGPDCLTGVAEKCGKDSVFSFD
- a CDS encoding phage portal protein, translating into MFKWIRNKLYRDRTEIPDKKDIRYLEYIVEQFLHSKKRLDMITGERYYLGQHDILWAKREVIGEGGRLETVDNLPNNKRVDNQYEKLVDQKVNYLLGKPITFKTENTLYQEQLEKIFDLEFQKIFKNVAEDAMNGGIAWLYPYYNENGDFLFKRFEPCQILPIWKDEGHTELDFAIRIYTVQRWTGSMLEDVEVVDVYSLAGIDRYKYSWGSLKYEGHYNYFNIGEEQFNWDKLPIIPFKYNLLEKPLILRVKNLQDGINKAISNFENNLDENPRNCILILKNYDGQNLGEFRKNLSTVGAVKVRDDGGVEKLTVELNSENYKDIIKIFKDALIENGRGFNAKDDRLGDNPNEMNIQSMYADIDLDASGMEVEFRSGLNKLLNFVNAHISHLGLGDFENENIEIIFNKDILVNESQTIDNCAKSLGILSDETIISQHPWVKNTLEEIKKIKKQKDAETEEYDRAFKNKNGSGDVNEEE